The following are from one region of the Rosistilla carotiformis genome:
- a CDS encoding DUF1553 domain-containing protein, with amino-acid sequence MRRTCSRFRGFTLVGLLILGGPVWGDEGATLHEQVDEIIAKQRGNEPAAGIADDAEFFRRVWLDLAGTIPPAEATRKFLADPSTDKRSRAIDQLLAAPTYVTRMQQAFHVMLMERRGDHESWQMFLELAFKENKSWDSMVRAMLEPQPSHDSHQGASFFLTKRLEKYGQNPIDHPGLTSDIGRLFLGVDLQCAQCHDHLLVDEYKQLDFQGLLAVTQTLKPAKGGPIPLVAEKPLTEKLEFVSVFDSSPVATGPRIPFGQEFEIPSELPEDRDYSPLGLVANELPTATNPPFSRNIANRIWHLMLGRGLVEPLDSHHADNLPSHPELLELLASELAAHRFDLKWLFREIALSDTYQRSSRVADSNTDIQEIQPDQYQVAIPKRLSAEQAVTSFAEAIGAGRDEDERSEFISRLNPLFVAALANPAREHEDHRHPSVRSALFFANDKEVLAAIERQPGNLIDRLMAIEEETAVADELYLSVVSRFPSDEERRELADFLTVPADRRESHLQHWIWALLASTEFNVNH; translated from the coding sequence ATGCGAAGAACTTGCTCACGATTCCGCGGCTTCACCTTGGTTGGGTTGTTGATTCTTGGAGGTCCTGTCTGGGGCGATGAAGGCGCGACGTTGCATGAACAGGTGGATGAAATCATTGCAAAACAGCGGGGAAATGAACCTGCGGCTGGAATCGCCGACGACGCGGAATTCTTTCGGCGCGTTTGGCTCGATCTCGCAGGGACGATCCCTCCCGCGGAAGCGACTCGCAAATTTTTAGCCGATCCTTCTACAGATAAACGCAGTCGCGCAATCGACCAACTGTTGGCAGCGCCAACCTATGTGACCCGCATGCAGCAGGCGTTTCATGTGATGTTAATGGAACGCCGAGGTGATCACGAATCGTGGCAGATGTTCTTGGAACTTGCGTTTAAGGAAAACAAGTCGTGGGACAGTATGGTGCGGGCGATGTTAGAACCGCAACCTTCGCACGATAGTCACCAAGGTGCTTCGTTCTTCTTGACGAAGAGGCTGGAAAAGTATGGGCAGAATCCAATCGATCATCCCGGACTGACGAGCGACATCGGGCGATTGTTTCTAGGAGTCGATCTGCAATGTGCGCAGTGCCATGACCATCTCCTTGTAGACGAATACAAACAGTTAGATTTCCAAGGGCTGCTGGCCGTCACACAAACCCTCAAACCCGCGAAGGGTGGTCCGATTCCGTTGGTTGCCGAAAAGCCGCTGACCGAGAAGCTGGAGTTTGTGTCGGTATTCGATTCGTCCCCCGTGGCCACGGGACCACGCATTCCGTTTGGCCAGGAGTTTGAAATACCCAGCGAATTGCCCGAGGATCGCGACTACAGCCCATTGGGGCTGGTCGCCAACGAATTGCCCACCGCAACAAATCCTCCGTTTTCTCGAAACATTGCCAATCGCATCTGGCATTTGATGCTCGGCCGCGGGCTTGTCGAACCGTTGGATTCGCATCACGCCGACAATCTCCCATCGCATCCGGAATTGCTGGAATTGTTGGCGTCGGAATTGGCGGCGCATCGATTTGATCTGAAATGGCTGTTCCGGGAGATTGCACTCAGCGATACCTACCAACGCAGCAGTCGCGTCGCAGATTCCAACACGGACATCCAGGAAATCCAACCGGATCAATATCAAGTGGCAATTCCCAAGCGTCTTTCTGCGGAACAAGCGGTTACAAGTTTTGCGGAGGCGATTGGAGCCGGAAGGGATGAAGACGAACGATCGGAATTCATCTCGCGTCTGAATCCTTTGTTCGTTGCCGCCTTGGCTAACCCGGCTCGCGAGCATGAAGACCATCGCCATCCCTCGGTGCGGAGCGCTCTATTTTTTGCCAATGACAAGGAGGTGCTTGCGGCGATAGAGCGTCAGCCTGGTAATTTGATCGACCGATTGATGGCGATCGAAGAGGAAACCGCTGTGGCGGACGAATTGTATCTGTCGGTTGTTAGTCGTTTCCCCAGCGACGAAGAGCGAAGAGAACTTGCGGATTTCCTAACCGTGCCCGCGGATCGACGCGAATCGCATCTGCAGCACTGGATATGGGCGTTGTTGGCATCCACGGAATTTAATGTGAATCACTGA
- a CDS encoding PA0069 family radical SAM protein — translation MRHGSELDPPNRFESIRRELDLEQLQWDAEHLATHDRREIEYLPDDSKSIVSENKSPDIPFRYSVNPYRGCVHGCSYCYARNTHEFLGFNAGLDFETKIMVKHKAPQLLETFLNRKSYQPETISFSGVTDCYQPAERQFRLTRQCLEVALRYQQPVGIVSKNALVVRDLDLLQLLAAQNLVHVYLSITTLQPELARAMEPRTSIPSARLRAVRMLAEAGVPVGVMVAPVIPGLNDSEIPEILDQARQAGAATANFILLRLPLTVEPVFREWLQRTQPEKQELIEARVRQTRDGSMYDSQWNQRMRGSGTIAEQIKQMFQLFAKKHGLDKPLPPVDSTRFQNPNAGPQQMNLF, via the coding sequence ATGCGACACGGATCCGAGCTCGACCCGCCCAATCGATTCGAGTCGATTCGTCGCGAGTTAGATCTTGAGCAGTTGCAGTGGGACGCGGAACATCTCGCCACGCACGATCGGCGGGAGATCGAGTATCTGCCCGACGATTCGAAGTCGATCGTGTCGGAGAACAAATCGCCCGACATCCCGTTCCGCTACAGCGTCAATCCCTATCGCGGCTGCGTCCACGGTTGCTCTTACTGTTATGCCCGGAACACGCACGAGTTTCTTGGCTTCAACGCGGGGCTCGACTTTGAGACCAAGATCATGGTCAAGCACAAAGCGCCGCAGTTGCTGGAAACGTTCCTGAATCGCAAGTCATACCAGCCGGAGACCATCAGTTTTTCCGGCGTGACCGATTGTTATCAGCCGGCGGAGCGACAGTTCCGGTTGACGCGTCAATGTCTGGAGGTTGCGTTGCGATACCAGCAGCCCGTTGGGATCGTGAGCAAAAATGCGTTGGTCGTCCGCGACCTGGATCTGCTGCAGTTATTGGCCGCTCAGAATTTGGTCCACGTTTATCTGTCGATCACGACGCTGCAGCCCGAACTAGCCCGGGCGATGGAGCCGCGGACTAGCATCCCTTCGGCGCGGCTGCGGGCAGTGCGAATGCTCGCCGAAGCGGGCGTGCCGGTTGGTGTGATGGTCGCTCCGGTAATCCCTGGCCTGAACGATTCGGAGATCCCCGAAATCCTCGATCAAGCGCGACAGGCGGGAGCCGCGACGGCAAACTTCATACTGCTGCGACTGCCACTGACGGTCGAGCCCGTGTTTCGCGAATGGTTGCAACGAACGCAGCCCGAAAAGCAGGAATTGATCGAAGCCCGCGTCCGGCAGACACGCGATGGTTCGATGTACGACTCGCAGTGGAATCAACGCATGCGTGGCTCGGGCACGATCGCTGAACAGATCAAACAGATGTTTCAGTTGTTCGCAAAAAAGCATGGCTTGGATAAACCGCTACCTCCAGTCGATAGCACGCGTTTCCAAAATCCCAACGCCGGCCCGCAGCAGATGAATCTGTTTTAG
- a CDS encoding WD40 repeat domain-containing protein produces the protein MADSQQKQSTADAPPLTLQPIGDPIPYDRVLLEARFSPDGQWLVGVGQDATIVRWAVGDPTDENPTGLTAAESLTGHNGWLTGMVFHPIVGHLFTVDSWGQLACYPYAQAAAGEPLWKHLTAHDGWIRAIAIQKSGAQIATSGNDGVVRLWSTGDGAKVSEWTHGSKVMSLTFTPDGKSLVSGDMFGVIRQWDLERGEVVREIGAAPLYQKHNNQECGGVRRLVFSPRGDRLAAIGQKEPRGGFATGIPCVMVFDWETGTVEREMPVGDRNDGFAYDAIFHRSGHLVACSSAFPRKGPLWLWHPEEEEAALIDKKLSNGFSLSPHPDGERLALLICNAPNGNGRGLKGGEYPGGSSRIHLMQITTQEASKG, from the coding sequence ATGGCTGACAGTCAACAAAAACAATCGACCGCCGACGCGCCGCCACTAACTTTGCAACCGATTGGCGACCCGATCCCGTACGACCGCGTGCTGTTGGAGGCTCGTTTTTCTCCCGACGGTCAATGGCTGGTCGGCGTTGGGCAAGATGCAACGATCGTGCGCTGGGCGGTGGGCGATCCGACCGACGAAAATCCTACTGGACTTACGGCTGCCGAATCGCTGACCGGACACAATGGCTGGCTCACGGGAATGGTATTCCATCCCATCGTGGGCCATCTATTCACCGTCGATTCTTGGGGCCAATTGGCCTGCTATCCCTACGCGCAAGCCGCAGCCGGCGAACCGCTTTGGAAACACTTGACCGCCCACGACGGATGGATCCGTGCCATCGCGATACAGAAGTCGGGAGCACAGATTGCGACTTCCGGAAACGATGGTGTCGTGCGACTGTGGTCGACGGGCGATGGAGCGAAAGTATCCGAGTGGACGCATGGATCGAAGGTGATGAGCTTGACGTTTACTCCCGACGGCAAGAGCCTCGTTTCGGGTGATATGTTTGGCGTGATCCGACAATGGGACCTAGAGAGGGGCGAAGTCGTCCGTGAAATAGGTGCGGCTCCGCTCTACCAAAAACACAACAATCAAGAATGCGGGGGCGTACGTCGGCTGGTCTTCAGCCCTCGCGGGGATCGCTTGGCGGCAATCGGTCAAAAGGAACCTCGCGGCGGTTTTGCCACTGGCATTCCATGTGTGATGGTCTTCGATTGGGAAACGGGGACTGTTGAACGAGAAATGCCTGTCGGCGACAGAAACGACGGATTTGCCTACGATGCGATCTTCCATCGGTCGGGACATCTTGTTGCATGTTCGTCGGCGTTCCCGCGAAAGGGCCCTCTTTGGCTTTGGCACCCCGAGGAGGAGGAAGCCGCGTTGATCGACAAGAAGCTGAGCAATGGATTCTCGTTGAGTCCTCATCCCGATGGCGAACGCCTTGCGTTGTTGATTTGCAACGCTCCCAACGGCAATGGCCGCGGTTTAAAAGGAGGAGAGTACCCGGGGGGCAGTTCTCGGATCCACTTGATGCAAATAACCACGCAGGAGGCGAGCAAGGGGTGA
- a CDS encoding DUF1501 domain-containing protein, which translates to MSKSPLCRPHEHRLSRRRLLGAGAATLGLGSMLRPVVAEDLRDKDRQVLCIWLDGGMSQLESWDPKPNTQFGGPFRAIPTSVPGIHISELFPKTAMQMHHLAILRSVHTQDNSHSAGVARINRGDPKNRGVVYPYLGSAVAKLMGPTRTGLPPYVWVKPGSGGFKTADAGFLGPAYGALALGDAKPPANLLPHPSLTAEEYQLRQELRTRFNERFGQQRFSNEVAADTSVYEIAQTLMRRMDLFDESKVSAKDVERYGSHELGRHMLMGRRLIEAGVRFVKVNSYHWDSHGDHFNASDCLHRQFDQPFAALIEDLADRSLLDNVLVIVLSEFGRTPRINSHCGRDHWPEAWSVAMAGCGLQKGAVVGATNDLGTFVEGPEHDIGHLFHTWFQALGIPKDHMEYINQGQPLPVAHDDFGAVTELLS; encoded by the coding sequence ATGTCGAAATCACCTCTTTGCCGTCCGCACGAACATCGACTTTCGCGTCGTCGCTTATTGGGCGCCGGTGCCGCGACGCTAGGCCTGGGCAGCATGTTGCGGCCTGTTGTCGCCGAGGACCTCCGCGACAAAGACCGCCAAGTGTTGTGCATTTGGCTCGATGGAGGGATGAGCCAATTGGAGAGTTGGGATCCGAAACCGAACACACAATTTGGAGGTCCTTTCCGAGCGATCCCGACGTCGGTACCTGGGATTCACATCTCGGAACTGTTTCCGAAAACGGCGATGCAAATGCATCATTTGGCGATCCTCCGCAGCGTTCATACGCAGGACAACAGTCATTCGGCGGGCGTGGCGCGGATCAATCGTGGCGATCCCAAGAATCGCGGCGTCGTCTATCCGTATTTAGGATCGGCGGTCGCCAAGCTGATGGGACCCACACGAACCGGATTGCCACCTTATGTTTGGGTGAAACCTGGAAGCGGTGGATTCAAAACCGCCGATGCCGGGTTCCTTGGACCAGCTTATGGTGCACTTGCTTTGGGAGACGCTAAGCCGCCCGCGAATCTGCTGCCCCATCCTTCGTTGACCGCCGAAGAATATCAGTTACGTCAGGAGCTTCGCACGCGATTTAACGAACGTTTCGGCCAACAACGGTTCAGCAATGAAGTTGCGGCCGATACCAGTGTGTATGAGATCGCGCAAACCTTGATGCGGCGAATGGATCTGTTTGATGAGTCGAAAGTTTCGGCGAAAGATGTCGAGCGTTACGGCAGTCATGAATTGGGGCGTCATATGTTGATGGGACGTCGATTGATCGAAGCGGGCGTACGCTTTGTCAAAGTGAATTCGTACCATTGGGACAGCCACGGGGATCACTTTAACGCCAGCGATTGCCTGCATCGGCAATTCGATCAACCCTTTGCCGCCCTGATCGAAGATCTCGCCGACCGAAGTTTGCTGGACAATGTTTTGGTCATCGTGTTGAGTGAATTTGGACGCACGCCACGCATCAACTCCCACTGCGGCCGCGACCACTGGCCCGAAGCATGGTCGGTGGCGATGGCTGGCTGCGGACTGCAGAAGGGAGCTGTCGTTGGGGCGACCAACGATCTGGGGACATTTGTCGAAGGACCAGAACACGATATCGGTCATCTGTTCCACACCTGGTTCCAGGCACTTGGCATTCCAAAAGATCACATGGAATACATCAACCAGGGGCAACCATTGCCCGTTGCCCATGATGACTTTGGCGCGGTTACCGAATTGCTCTCTTAA
- a CDS encoding DUF7133 domain-containing protein, whose product MNTLRLVSEPPLPVRGVVRATWLLLMISCCGVLACGDDDLPGGGQATPVDSIALPAGFRAQLLRSAEKGEGSWVSMTFDDRGRLILGRDKRGVVRLTLSDDRGQVDQFEVIENTLKHCRGILWAHDSLYVCATNNSGFYRLRDTNGDDQFDSVKELMPFDYQSRYGHGPNQIVLGPDNMLYVVVGNDVAFPEGFAADSPYRDPEDDHLLPEPRDTVEDIRVGYVAKTDPEGKNWEIVAGGFRNQFDVAFNAEGEMFTYDADMEWDVGQPWYRPTRLNHVVSGGEYGWRWGTGKWPDYFADSLPTTLDTGLGSPTGLEFGTRSQFPPEYRESLFMGDWQHGRIFQVELTPRGASYGGQYKVFLEGGALNVCDMTFGPDGAMYFITGGRGSQSGLYRVTYEGPEFAAPSLDAKQTDLSLASAAARKVRHQLEQWHTRSDADAKAIDFIWPHLNSDDRWLRFAARLAIERQNLELWREQALNESQPKASIAALLALAHRGRAEDQSQLLTALGRLPLATLHREDLLDALRVWQLSFIRQGEPSEADREKVLSQLSPLYPQTSGYVNRELCSLLIYLQAPDVVPRTVKLIRTAIGQEDMIYYSQRLARLSEGWTNETREAFFDSLLAARRFQGGKLLSASLQNIQEDAIATLTEAEKEHLKPRLEMLATAVDGSSEHESPSASFVKQWTWEELEAELPRARHGRSWEQGRTALAKAQCVKCHRVSEQGSSTGPDLTHVGSRFDERALLESIVQPSKVIDEKYRLSSYLLDSGELVTGRPIGVSATMITVQTDSMRAETVPLKRAEIEQTTPSGLSPMPSGLMNVLTLDEILDLIAYLRSSGDPQADAFQ is encoded by the coding sequence TTGAACACTCTCCGCCTCGTTTCTGAACCCCCTTTACCAGTCCGTGGCGTTGTGCGAGCGACGTGGTTGTTACTGATGATCAGCTGTTGCGGTGTGCTCGCCTGCGGCGATGACGATCTTCCCGGCGGTGGTCAGGCGACGCCGGTCGATTCGATCGCTTTGCCCGCCGGGTTCCGCGCTCAATTGCTGCGGTCTGCGGAAAAAGGGGAAGGATCGTGGGTCAGCATGACGTTCGACGATCGTGGCCGACTGATTCTAGGACGCGACAAACGAGGTGTGGTCAGGTTGACGTTGAGCGACGATCGTGGGCAAGTCGACCAATTCGAAGTGATCGAAAACACACTCAAGCATTGCCGTGGGATCCTCTGGGCACACGACAGTTTGTATGTGTGCGCGACAAACAACAGCGGGTTCTACCGGTTGCGTGACACCAATGGGGATGACCAGTTTGATTCGGTCAAGGAACTGATGCCGTTCGATTACCAGAGTCGTTACGGGCACGGTCCCAATCAGATTGTGCTGGGCCCCGACAACATGCTTTACGTTGTTGTCGGCAACGACGTGGCGTTTCCGGAGGGTTTTGCCGCCGACTCACCTTACCGAGATCCTGAGGACGACCACCTGTTGCCCGAACCCCGCGACACGGTGGAAGACATTCGTGTGGGGTACGTTGCGAAGACCGATCCCGAGGGAAAGAACTGGGAGATCGTCGCCGGTGGTTTCCGCAATCAGTTTGATGTCGCCTTCAACGCGGAGGGCGAAATGTTCACGTACGACGCAGATATGGAATGGGATGTCGGCCAGCCTTGGTACCGCCCCACGCGGTTGAACCATGTCGTCTCCGGCGGCGAATACGGTTGGCGTTGGGGGACGGGGAAATGGCCGGACTACTTCGCCGACAGCCTGCCCACTACGCTCGATACCGGGCTGGGTTCGCCGACGGGGCTCGAGTTCGGCACGCGGTCTCAGTTTCCGCCGGAATATCGTGAGTCGCTGTTTATGGGCGACTGGCAGCACGGCCGCATCTTTCAAGTCGAATTGACACCTCGTGGTGCCAGCTACGGCGGGCAATACAAAGTGTTCCTTGAAGGTGGCGCGTTAAACGTCTGCGATATGACTTTTGGCCCCGATGGAGCGATGTACTTCATCACCGGGGGACGCGGTTCGCAATCGGGACTCTATCGAGTGACCTACGAGGGCCCCGAATTCGCGGCACCCTCGCTCGACGCCAAACAAACCGATCTGTCACTGGCATCAGCCGCAGCCCGGAAGGTGCGGCACCAGTTGGAACAATGGCACACGCGGAGCGATGCCGACGCCAAGGCGATTGACTTCATCTGGCCTCACCTGAACAGCGACGATCGCTGGTTGCGATTTGCGGCGCGGCTGGCCATTGAACGCCAAAATCTGGAGCTGTGGCGCGAACAAGCGTTGAACGAATCGCAACCGAAAGCGTCGATTGCCGCGCTGTTGGCGTTGGCCCACCGAGGGCGAGCGGAGGATCAGTCGCAGCTTTTGACGGCGCTGGGGCGACTGCCGCTAGCGACGTTGCACCGTGAAGATCTGCTGGATGCGCTGCGGGTTTGGCAATTGAGCTTCATTCGCCAGGGAGAGCCTTCGGAAGCGGACCGCGAAAAAGTGCTGTCGCAACTCAGCCCTTTGTATCCACAGACAAGCGGTTACGTGAATCGTGAGTTATGCAGTTTGCTGATCTACTTGCAGGCACCCGACGTGGTACCGCGGACGGTTAAATTGATCCGCACCGCGATCGGGCAGGAAGACATGATCTATTATTCGCAGCGATTGGCTCGTCTCTCCGAAGGCTGGACGAACGAAACGCGTGAGGCGTTTTTTGATTCGCTGTTGGCAGCTCGCCGATTCCAGGGAGGGAAGCTGTTGAGCGCGTCGCTGCAAAATATCCAGGAAGATGCGATCGCTACATTGACTGAAGCGGAGAAGGAACATCTGAAACCACGCTTGGAGATGCTGGCAACAGCGGTTGATGGCTCGAGCGAACACGAATCGCCTTCCGCCTCGTTTGTCAAACAGTGGACGTGGGAAGAACTAGAAGCCGAACTGCCGCGGGCGCGTCACGGTCGGTCGTGGGAACAAGGCCGCACCGCGTTGGCGAAAGCGCAGTGCGTGAAGTGCCATCGCGTGAGCGAACAGGGAAGCTCAACGGGCCCGGACCTGACTCACGTCGGAAGCCGCTTCGACGAACGGGCGTTACTGGAATCGATCGTTCAGCCGTCGAAGGTGATCGACGAAAAATACCGTTTGAGCAGCTACTTGTTGGACAGTGGCGAGCTGGTCACGGGCCGACCGATCGGCGTCTCCGCCACGATGATCACCGTCCAGACCGATTCGATGCGTGCTGAAACGGTCCCGCTAAAACGCGCGGAGATCGAACAGACAACGCCAAGCGGTCTATCGCCGATGCCGTCGGGGCTGATGAACGTGCTAACGCTCGACGAGATACTCGACCTCATCGCCTACCTAAGATCCAGTGGCGATCCGCAAGCGGATGCGTTTCAATAG